Sequence from the bacterium genome:
CACCGCTGAGCGCAGCCCATGTGGGCTACGCCGTCACGGCGTTCTCCGCCCGGCTCCTGAAGCACATGCGAAGCCTGGGTGCCACCTTCAGCGACGAGGAGGCGGCCAGCTTCATGGCGACGTGGCGCTATTCGGGCCGCCTGATGGGCATCCCCGACTCGATCCTGTTCCACGACGAGGCTGACGCGCTGCAACTGTTCGAGATCGGCGCCGCCTGCGAGCCGCCGCCCGGATCGTCGTCCATCGTGCTGGCCAACTCGCTCGTCAACTCGGCACCCCTCGTCGTCGGCATCACCGACCCGACAGAGCGGCGGAACCTGGCGAAGTACGTCTACAAGGTGTCCCGCTGCCTCATCGGCGACGAGCTGGCCGATCAGCTGAACTACCCCCCGCAGTCCACCGCCGGGGTGCTGGGCTGGTTCCGGGTCCAGTCGCGCTACGACCGCCTCGTGTCTCGGCACTTCCCGAAATACGTGCGGAAGAACAACTACACCAACTTCACGACGCTGCTGTCGGGCTCCCGGTTCGACGACGAGGGAATCAGCTACCGGATGCCCGACCACGTACACGCCGAGCGCTCCGGCAGATGGTGAGGCCGCCGGCGACGAGGAGCGCAGAGGAGGGACCGATGGGCGCTGAGGGGTCCGCTGGACGGCACGGCGTCGGGCCGGGCGTGACCTCGCCCGCCGATTTCCTGGCGATCGACTCGTTGCTCAACGACGAGCAGGTGCTGCTGCGGGACACGGTGCGGCGCTGGGTGACCGAGCGCATCGTGCCGCACGTCGGCGACTGGTTCGAGCAGGGGACCTTCCCCGCAGAGATGCTCGGACCCGAGTTGGGATCCCTGGGCCTGCTGGGCATGCACCTCGAGGGTTACGGCTGCGCCGGTGCCGAGGCCACCGACTACGGGCTCGCCTGCATGGAGCTGGAAGCGGGGGACTCCGGGGTGCGCAGCTTCATGAGCGTGCAGGGTTCGCTGGCGATGTTCCCCATCCGCGCCTACGGCAGCGAGCAGCAACGCCTGCAGTGGCTGCCCACCATGGCGGCCGGCGAGGCGGTCGGCTGCTTCGGCCTGACCGAGCCCGACGCTGGCAGCGACCCGGCCGCCATGCGCACCCGGGCTCGCCGCAGAGGCCCCGACTGGATCCTCAGCGGCACCAAGATGTGGATCACCAACGGTTCGATCGCCGATGTGGCGGTCGTGTGGGCGCAGACCGACGACGGCGTGCGCGGCTTCGTCGTGCCGACCGACGCGCCGGGCTTCGGTGCCCGCGACATCCCCCGCAAGCTCTCGCTGCGCGCCTCGGTCACATCCGAACTCGTCTTTGAGGACGTGCGCCTCCCCGCCGACGCGGTACTGCCGGGAGTGGTCGGGATGCGGGGGCCGCTGTCGTGCCTCAACGAGGCCCGCTTCGGGATCCTTTTCGGCGCCGTGGGGGCTGCCCGCTCCTGCTACGAGGCCGCTCTGTCCTATTCCGCCGGCCGCAACGCCTTCGGTGGGCCGATCAGCCGGTTCCAGCTCACGCAGCAGAAGCTCGTCGAGATGATGATCGCCGTCCAGCGGGGCACGCTGCTGGCGCTGCACCTGGGACGCCTGCGTGACGCCGGCCGACTCAGCGCCGCGCAGATCAGCGTCGGCAAGCTCGACAACGTGCGCATGGCCCTGGACGTGGCCCGCACCGCCCGCGGCGTCCTCGGCGCCAACGGCATCACGCTCGAGTACCCGGTGGTCCGCCACATGAACAACCTCGAATCGGTCTACACCTACGAGGGCACCCACGAGATCCACACCCTCATCCTCGGCCAGGCGCTCACCGGTCAGTCGGCCTTCACCTGACCGGCACCCGAGCGCCCGAACGAAATGCATTAGCGGATAGGCTCTGACCAGGCGCTTTGCAGTCGACTACGGCGGCGCGAATCGCGTCGCCGGAGCCTGGATTCCGGCCTTCGCCGGAATGACGGGAGTTCGCGGATTGGAATTCTCAGTCGGTGATGGCCGCCTATCCGCTAACGCTCTAAGGTCGAATCATGTTCCGGTGGCAGGCCCGGACGATTCGGAGGTCACCGGGACGGGTGCTCGCGGCCCTCGGCGCGGTGACGCTGGCCCTGCTCGCCGGCTTCCTGGTGCAGGACCGGCCCGAGGGCCCCGTCGACTCCACCGGCATATTCCT
This genomic interval carries:
- a CDS encoding oxygenase MpaB family protein; this encodes MNRPRDYDNPGYERARGSHPEMADNYVAHTVIADPIADAAVDALTSLDRLDASRLVGAYMDNTDGEALPDAPAAVRELFEDATTPPGWLDLPALAPAVRMFHRNTKHVLAGMLAGVLVEGFSTNISESFFITGRLRDQGVRRLQQNNRHMVEIFLPGGLERYGDGWKLSLRIRLVHAHVRRLLTNSSDWDTERWGAPLSAAHVGYAVTAFSARLLKHMRSLGATFSDEEAASFMATWRYSGRLMGIPDSILFHDEADALQLFEIGAACEPPPGSSSIVLANSLVNSAPLVVGITDPTERRNLAKYVYKVSRCLIGDELADQLNYPPQSTAGVLGWFRVQSRYDRLVSRHFPKYVRKNNYTNFTTLLSGSRFDDEGISYRMPDHVHAERSGRW
- a CDS encoding acyl-CoA dehydrogenase family protein, whose translation is MGAEGSAGRHGVGPGVTSPADFLAIDSLLNDEQVLLRDTVRRWVTERIVPHVGDWFEQGTFPAEMLGPELGSLGLLGMHLEGYGCAGAEATDYGLACMELEAGDSGVRSFMSVQGSLAMFPIRAYGSEQQRLQWLPTMAAGEAVGCFGLTEPDAGSDPAAMRTRARRRGPDWILSGTKMWITNGSIADVAVVWAQTDDGVRGFVVPTDAPGFGARDIPRKLSLRASVTSELVFEDVRLPADAVLPGVVGMRGPLSCLNEARFGILFGAVGAARSCYEAALSYSAGRNAFGGPISRFQLTQQKLVEMMIAVQRGTLLALHLGRLRDAGRLSAAQISVGKLDNVRMALDVARTARGVLGANGITLEYPVVRHMNNLESVYTYEGTHEIHTLILGQALTGQSAFT